The following nucleotide sequence is from Acetivibrio cellulolyticus CD2.
TGCACAGCGAAATTACAATACCGTTTGTTATGTTTTTTGCATATAGCATACATTCCAATGTTTTACTTGTAGTGGAAGTGCCTGTTTTTCCTGCCAGAACTTCCTGGCTGGTGGATGTGTCCTCCAACTTAAGTGCTTTTGATCCGAGGTAGTAATTCTGGTTATCCACTACTACTGTGCTGCCTGATACGGTGTAGCCTGAGGGAGACTGACCGACTTGCTGCGATTCCAAACCATCCGTAATGCTCTTTATGTAGGTGTAGTATTTTGTAAGGAACTCATCCCAAAGACTGTCCTGAGTCAAAGCTAATGGTGATGTTGTCAGAATACTTTTGTTGTATTGAGGATAAAAATAGTATCTAAAAAGTTGGTTGGAAGCCAAACAGATGGAAAGACCATTGGTATTTCCAAGGTAGGGAAGGGTACCATTGTAGGCTGCTTTTCCGTATAGACCTCTTCCTGTATCGCTCCACACCAAGCACTTCTGATAGTCTGTAATCAGCTTGTTTGCATATGCCTTAAGTGTGGTATCACTTGTATTTGCTGCTACACGCTTTGCAAAATCGATAAGGTCAGCGTAGGAATCTACACTTAGGCGGAATACATTGTCTACACTGCTTTTAATATCTGAAAAATCCGTTTTTGCATTTAAAAGCATTGCAAAGGCTTTAAAATCATTGGCGAAACTTTCAAATGAGCTGCCCATCCTGATACAGGAGCCAGCCGGGGTGTATAACAATTCATCAAGCATGCCTGCAACCGTTTCTACCGGGGCATCCGGCTGCTGCTCAAGTTTTTGAACAAACTGGTTTATATCAAACACACCTGCAGTTTCTTCGGATCCCTGAATATAGTCAGCTTCATTCCTCAGTTGGTACAGGGTTTCCATCATCTGCATGAGACAGTCATACATGCTAAGAATATCCACCTTTTGTCCTGTTTTTTGTCTGGCAGCCTCCATGGCTCCCTTTACTTCAGGCAGCTCTAGCGTATCACAGTTGTTGGTATCATCAATACACATCCCGTAAAGGCCGGTACCATGATTGGATGGCATAAGCAGGGTGTGTTCTGCCGGGTAGTTGGTCTGACAGTAAACAATGAAATCCTCCAGAGTTTTGGGATCCCCCATGTTGACTTCCCCATAGTCCTTAATACACCTAGAATAAAAATCAAAGAAATTGTATCCGTCCTGAAGCCCTTTCTCAAGTTTGAAAAGCTTTGCTCCAGTCCAATCATTGCTTGCTGCTAAGTCGCCATCGTAACCGGGTAACCTATCCATCAGTACCATGACATTGATATCAGTGCCTATCATATCCTTTTCAATTTGCACAATATTAGATAACATAGTTTTTTCCAGATTATTGTCGCCATCCATATACAGCAGCAAATTCCACTTCTTTTTCCCGTAAATTTCTGATACTTCCGCTAATGTCAGACTCCTTTTATATAGTGCCACTTCGTCCAGGGAACCGTTAAAATTGTTGCCGGAATCAAGAGCATGTCCGCCTACCAGAAGATCAGCAGTGTTATCCAGGCTGCCCATTCTGTTTGTCGGGTTAAAAGTTCCTTTAAGTGCTCCGTCAACGTAGAAGCATATTCCCTGAGGATTGTCCCTGTCTACTGTCACTGACACAAAATGCCATTTTCCGTCGTTCAATGTTATGCCTGAAGGTTTACACTGATAATTGTACCAACCGCTGGTAGAATCAGCCAATTGAATAACCAATGATGTGCCGTAGTACAGGCAGAGATGGTATCCTAGAGGAGAATAGCCGTTGTCGGTAATTTTGCCCAAGATCCTTTTGTCCAGGATACTTTTGATACCTGTCGTACTGGTGGATTTAAACCAGCAGGATACCGAAAAGTCTCCTGTACCAAAGTTTAGATTAGAGGAATTGCTTATTTTGGCGCAGTTCTGACCGTCAAAGTCTGCACCGCTCCTGTAATAATCATTGTGATCGCTGTAATTAAGGATGGCTCCGTTTGAAGTACTTACCGAATTACCCTTGCCGCTTGAGTCGATCAAGCTCTTGTTAAAAGGCAGCTTTAGAAC
It contains:
- a CDS encoding LamG-like jellyroll fold domain-containing protein, translated to MNNLKSIKIYGCILAALTVILLMGVSSFAAESWEDMGTLTQATNPLNNQYEKFYWDSASQCYKLYYYPPTSSYYFQKTVSFAQTAQPGYEYKLEWTARCTAGTTFVDGRSLPADGSYSQPYETYGLTLTWDGMSNASIELKNVKLYRKKVHSDWVYQGEIRYNTNPVDSQYEKIKWDNTFQDFYLIYDPPITGSNSFDKELSFTGLQEEGYEYKLVWRAQKGVTGATTLDNRNLPYVSGNWSPQYETRGLKLSWSGIWHLSVRVDYVKLYVRKINPHANAAAYWEFTNGSGDDCSGNNSHGTFLKPVSTMAPGISGQALQLDGTNAMIVPDKPSLHLGNEVSINFWMKTSAMPSGVTQQVVMRKIKEDSGKKNGFEILRIPTCLHLQSYYNDTKVSHTLDMPIPQDGNWHMYTYNFYKAATSEIYYFRCYCDGMEVSASFETVNFLSSCMNTAADLMLGGTKDSLYGFTGMLDEVSLYNRSIIHGEIYSLYKTSGKYSPSYEADTVLKLPFNKSLIDSSGKGNSVSTSNGAILNYSDHNDYYRSGADFDGQNCAKISNSSNLNFGTGDFSVSCWFKSTSTTGIKSILDKRILGKITDNGYSPLGYHLCLYYGTSLVIQLADSTSGWYNYQCKPSGITLNDGKWHFVSVTVDRDNPQGICFYVDGALKGTFNPTNRMGSLDNTADLLVGGHALDSGNNFNGSLDEVALYKRSLTLAEVSEIYGKKKWNLLLYMDGDNNLEKTMLSNIVQIEKDMIGTDINVMVLMDRLPGYDGDLAASNDWTGAKLFKLEKGLQDGYNFFDFYSRCIKDYGEVNMGDPKTLEDFIVYCQTNYPAEHTLLMPSNHGTGLYGMCIDDTNNCDTLELPEVKGAMEAARQKTGQKVDILSMYDCLMQMMETLYQLRNEADYIQGSEETAGVFDINQFVQKLEQQPDAPVETVAGMLDELLYTPAGSCIRMGSSFESFANDFKAFAMLLNAKTDFSDIKSSVDNVFRLSVDSYADLIDFAKRVAANTSDTTLKAYANKLITDYQKCLVWSDTGRGLYGKAAYNGTLPYLGNTNGLSICLASNQLFRYYFYPQYNKSILTTSPLALTQDSLWDEFLTKYYTYIKSITDGLESQQVGQSPSGYTVSGSTVVVDNQNYYLGSKALKLEDTSTSQEVLAGKTGTSTTSKTLECMLYAKNITNGIVISLCSGGNANKVFSIKFLADGSIQYYNGSQWTALAAANKVPLSKWTRIELKAESTTSANLFVDDKCVGTLTNCGSYATMDRFVFSTDSISGTGDLYYIDDVVF